One Baekduia alba genomic window, CGAGGATGCGACGTTGACCAAGAGAAGACTCCGACCGTTGACCGCCCTCGCGCTGGTCGCTCTGACCAGCCTGACCAGCGCGGGCTGCGGTTCCAACGCGCCTTCCACGACCGGCACCGCCGGCAGCACCGGCACCGGCGGGAGCACCAGCGCCACCGATCAGGACAAGGCGGTGAAGTTCGCCGAGTGCATCCGCAACCACGGCGTCGGCGACTTCCCGGACCCCGACGCGAAGGGCGAGTTCCGATACGGGGTCAGCGTGAGCCCCGCGGTGTGGCGGAAGGCCGTCGACGCGTGCAAGGACCTGCAGCCACCGGGCGCCCTGAGCTCGAAGCGCAGCCCCAAGGAGCAGACGGCGAGCCTCAGGTTCGCCGAGTGCATCCGCGAGAACGGCGTGGAGGACTTCCCGGACCCCGCCAACGGCGACCCGCTCGTCGACACGACCAAGATCCCGTCCTCCAACCGGCCCGGTGGCATGACCGTCCTCAACGCCGCGATGAAGAAGTGCGGCTCGCAGTTGGGACTGACGACGGGGGGCCAGGGGTGAGGCGGAAAGGCCGGGTGCTGACCGGCGCGGCCGTCGTCGTTGTCGTCGCCGTGATCGCCGGAGTGGTCGTGCTGTCCGGCGCTGACCACACGACCGGGGACGCCCAGGCGGCGCCGGCGAGCACCGCGACGGTGCAGAAGGGCGACCTGTCGGCCGTCGTCTCCCAGAGCGGGACCCTGACCTATCGCGCGCGACCGGACGGCTCGCCGTACTCGGTCGTCAACCAGGCCCGCGGCGTCTACACCACGCTGCCCGAGACCGGGGACGAGGTCGGCTGCGGCGGCGTGATCTACCGCGTCGACGAGCACCCGGTGCTGCTGCTGTGCGGCGCGGTGCCGGCCTACCGCGCGCTCCGCGTCGGCGATGTGGGTCAGGACGTCCGACAGCTCAACCGCAACCTGCACCTGCGCGGCGCCGGCGACGCGTTCACCACGAAGACGGAGCAGGCGCTCGAGGGGCTCCAGCGCCGCAAGGGCGTGCACGTGGACGGCTCCCTTGCGCTGGGAGACGCGGTGTTCCTGCCCGAGGCGGTGCGGATCGCCAAGGTCACCGGCGAGCTCGGCGAGGGCGCTCGGCCGGGGGCTCGGGCGCTGGACGCCACCTCCGACACCCTGCACGTGCTGGTGAACCTCGAGCCGTCCGATCAGGGGCAGG contains:
- a CDS encoding efflux RND transporter periplasmic adaptor subunit yields the protein MLTGAAVVVVVAVIAGVVVLSGADHTTGDAQAAPASTATVQKGDLSAVVSQSGTLTYRARPDGSPYSVVNQARGVYTTLPETGDEVGCGGVIYRVDEHPVLLLCGAVPAYRALRVGDVGQDVRQLNRNLHLRGAGDAFTTKTEQALEGLQRRKGVHVDGSLALGDAVFLPEAVRIAKVTGELGEGARPGARALDATSDTLHVLVNLEPSDQGQVKRGDRAQITLPGNTTVTGRVAGFGRIAQAPAGQDGSAADATIPTSISLDDPRKARGLDRAPVQVDITTAGVENALSVPVTALVGKAGGGFAVEVVRAGARRDLVAVRVGLFDTADGRVQVDGDLRAGDRVVVPSL